A genomic region of Phragmites australis chromosome 2, lpPhrAust1.1, whole genome shotgun sequence contains the following coding sequences:
- the LOC133908518 gene encoding LEAF RUST 10 DISEASE-RESISTANCE LOCUS RECEPTOR-LIKE PROTEIN KINASE-like 1.2 isoform X1, whose product MYVLFWCISFEVIHSHFKSLERPIRRTSGRYHLPLKHGHPPTKPRARNPCELNREESRQPAMPSLLLLLLFLAAAESSRGDDTYAASACRWQPYLCGSVHISYPFYLSNETEVLKGHDGESYCGYPGLAVRCDGGSKAVLQLGDDNYTVSRIDYANLTVSLADTDAAATLGGGCPSVDHNVTIPPDVRLFFPISVVDYLFFFVGCSFGGPKPGGDDAPKPPKPPTIKPITCGGALSYVIPRDKVPPGDWSGACRDFFLVPVLRESILSGEQDPWWRSDGYGKALRAGFLVGWDRSSGQCGQCEQSNGKCGYSRAGAFLGCLCANGRVDSNGCGPKKKTKAIIAGVVGGFFVFLVAGVTAILFIRKRKRKEINSSSKLLKYSGSGGTPRSRGGDMESGSIQDLKTHLFSYEELEEATDCFNDNRELGDGGFGTVYKGYLKDGRVVAVKRLYNNSYRRVEQFVNEAAILSRLRHPSLVMFYGCTSSQSRELLLVYEFVANGTVADHLHGHRASEHALSWPLRLSIAVESAAALTYLHAIEPPIVHRDVKTTNILLDSDFHVKVADFGLSRLFPLDVTHVSTAPQGTPGYVDPEYHQCYQLTDKSDVYSFGVVLVELISSKPAVDITRHRNEINLAYMAINKIQKCQLEQLVDLGLGYEADPATKKAMTMVAELAFRCLQQNGEMRPPIKEVLEGLKAIQDECRMETDGDKNKEGPFSPNTVHAPWDSRATTPNTSQ is encoded by the exons ATGTATGTGCTATTTTGGTGTATATCTTTTGAGGTTATACACAGTCATTTCAAATCGTTAGAGCGTCCGATCCGTAGAACATCCGGACGCTACCATCTCCCATTAAAACATGGCCATCCACCAACCAAACCTCGCGCCAGAAATCCTTGTGAGCTGAACCGAGAAGAGAGTCGCCAACCTGCCATGCCTtccctcctgctcctgctcctcttcctcgccgCGGCCGAGTCTTCCCGCGGCGATGACACTTACGCTGCCTCCGCGTGCCGGTGGCAGCCGTACCTCTGCGGCAGCGTCCACATCAGCTACCCGTTCTACCTCTCTAACGAGACGGAGGTGCTCAAAGGGCACGACGGCGAATCCTACTGCGGGTACCCGGGCCTGGCCGTCCGCTGCGACGGCGGTAGCAAGGCCGTCCTGCAGCTCGGCGACGACAACTACACGGTCTCGCGCATCGACTACGCGAACCTCACCGTCTCCCTCGCCGACACGGACGCCGCGGCCACGCTCGGCGGCGGCTGTCCCAGCGTGGACCACAACGTGACCATCCCGCCGGACGTCCGGCTGTTCTTTCCCATCTCCGTCGTCGACTACCTGTTCTTCTTCGTTGGCTGCTCCTTTGGCGGGCCCAAGCCGGGGGGTGATGACGCTCCCAAACCGCCTAAGCCGCCGACCATAAAGCCCATCACCTGCGGCGGCGCCTTGTCGTACGTGATCCCGCGTGATAAGGTGCCTCCCGGCGACTGGTCGGGGGCGTGCCGGGACTTTTTCCTAGTGCCCGTGCTCAGGGAATCCATCCTGTCCGGCGAGCAGGACCCGTGGTGGAGGAGCGACGGCTACGGCAAGGCTCTCCGCGCGGGGTTCCTGGTGGGCTGGGACCGGAGCTCCGGGCAGTGCGGCCAGTGCGAGCAGTCCAACGGCAAGTGCGGGTACAGCCGCGCCGGCGCGTTCCTGGGCTGCCTCTGCGCCAACGGCCGCGTGGACAGCAACGGGTGCG GACCGAAGAAAAAGACGAAAGCAATTATAGCAG GTGTCGTTGGTGGATTCTTCGTGTTTCTCGTTGCTGGCGTAACAGCTATTTTGTTCATTCGCAAGAGAAAGCGGAAGGAAATCAACTCATCTTCGAAGCTCCTCAAGTACAGCGGCTCTGGCGGGACCCCACGCTCCCGGGGTGGCGACATGGAGTCCGGCAGCATCCAGGACCTGAAGACTCACCTCTTCAGCTAcgaggagctcgaggaagcgaCCGATTGCTTCAATGACAACAGAGAGCTCGGTGATGGCGGCTTCGGCACTGTCTACAAAG GGTACCTAAAGGACGGGCGCGTGGTGGCGGTGAAGCGGCTGTACAACAACAGCTACCGGCGCGTGGAGCAGTTCGTAAACGAGGCGGCCATCCTGTCCCGACTGCGCCACCCGAGCCTGGTCATGTTCTACGGCTGCACGTCCAGCCAAAGCCGCGAGCTTCTCCTGGTCTACGAGTTCGTCGCCAACGGCACGGTCGCCGACCACCTGCACGGCCACCGCGCCTCCGAGCACGCCCTCTCGTGGCCGCTCCGCCTCAGCATCGCCGTCGAGTCCGCCGCGGCGCTCACGTACCTCCACGCCATCGAGCCGCCTATCGTGCACCGCGACGTCAAGACCACCAACATCCTCCTCGACTCCGACTTCCACGTCAAGGTCGCCGACTTTGGCCTCTCCCGCCTCTTCCCCCTCGACGTCACGCACGTCTCCACCGCTCCCCAGGGCACGCCAGG GTACGTGGATCCGGAGTATCATCAGTGCTACCAGCTGACGGACAAGAGCGACGTTTACAGTTTCGGCGTCGTCCTGGTGGAGCTCATCTCGTCCAAGCCCGCCGTAGACATCACCCGACACCGCAACGAGATTAACCTGGCCTACATGGCCATCAACAAGATCCAGAAGTGCCAGCTCGAGCAGCTCGTGGACCTCGGCCTCGGCTACGAGGCCGACCCAGCCACGAAGAAGGCTATGACCATGGTCGCCGAGCTGGCGTTCCGGTGCCTGCAGCAGAACGGCGAGATGCGGCCGCCGATCAAGGAGGTGCTCGAGGGGCTCAAGGCCATACAAGATGAATGCCGGATGGAGACGGATGGAGACAAAAACAAAGAAGGGCCCTTCTCCCCCAACACGGTCCATGCTCCATGGGACAGCAGGGCCACGACGCCTAACACTAGCCAGTAA
- the LOC133908517 gene encoding uncharacterized protein LOC133908517 has protein sequence MGGVTSNIAARFAFFPPTPPSYTVVVADAATGRLAIPEISRPPARRRRRDGAGGDSSSTSGTGAEEEDGTEVVRLRTRRGNEIVGVYVRHARASATLLYSHGNAADLGQMYGLFVELSRRLRVNLFGYDYSGYGRSTGKPTECNTYADIEAAYNCLKEKYGVADEDIILYGQSVGSGPTIDLASRLPNLRAVVLHSPILSGLRVLYPVKRTFWFDIYKNIDKIGLVNCPVLIIHGTSDDVVDCSHGKQLWELCKVKYSPLWLSGGGHCNLELYPDYIRHLKKFVSSLSKKSSKPDPIEITAKDDTATKGTEAACSDKPQEAAKCSQISRKSLDSRVGKSKTVNVPEKPRMSSDDIDKFRRRRCLVW, from the exons ATGGGCGGCGTGACGTCCAACATCGCCGCGCGCTTCGCCTTCTTCCCGCCCACGCCGCCGTCCTACACCGTTGTCGTCGCCGACGCCGCCACCGGCCGCCTCGCCATCCCCGAGATCTCCCGTCCCCCCGCCCGCCGAAGGAGGCGGGACGGCGCTGGCGGGGACTCCTCCTCGACCTCCGGCACCGGCgctgaggaggaggacggcacGGAGGTGGTGCGCCTCCGCACGCGCCGGGGGAACGAGATCGTGGGGGTGTACGTGCGCCACGCGCGGGCCTCCGCTACGTTGCTCTACTCCCACGGGAACGCCGCCGACCTCGGCCAGATGTACGGGCTCTTCGTCGAGctcagccgccgcctccgcgtCAACCTCTTCGG GTATGATTATTCCGGTTATGGGAGATCTACAGGGAAG CCCACTGAGTGTAATACATATGCAGACATTGAAGCAGCATATAACTGCCTCAAGGAAAAATATGGTGTCGCAGATGAGGATATAATATTGTATGGTCAGTCTGTTGGAAGTGGTCCAACCATTGATCTTGCTTCGCGATTGCCAAACTTGCGAGCTGTGGTTTTGCACAGTCCCATATTATCTGGACTAAGAGTACTATATCCAGTCAAACGGACGTTTTGGTTTGACATTTACAAG AACATCGACAAAATTGGCTTGGTAAATTGTCCCGTGCTCATCATTCAT GGTACATCAGATGATGTCGTCGACTGCTCCCATGGAAAACAGCtatgggagctttgtaaagtaAAATATTCGCCACTGTGGTTAAGTGGTGGTGGCCACTGCAATCTCGAGCTGTATCCTGATTACATTAGGCACTTAAAGAAGTTTGTGTCAAGCCTGAGCAAAAAATCGTCAAAACCTGACCCAATAGAGATAACAGCAAAGGATGACACTGCTACTAAAGGCACAGAAGCTGCATGCTCGGACAAACCCCAAGAGGCTGCAAAGTGCTCACAGATCTCGCGGAAGAGCCTAGATAGCCGTGTTGGGAAATCTAAAACGGTGAACGTTCCTGAGAAACCGCGGATGAGCTCAGATGATATCGACAAGTTCAGGAGGAGAAGATGCTTGGTTTGGTGA
- the LOC133908515 gene encoding uncharacterized protein LOC133908515 yields MGRRGAAGDAADGDDEAKREEEALACSRLLDPGFKPSKLSQYQLDKFKELHKKRLQITEKPKKKRKCKGSNGRNTKVTDDYKFTDKDESSDNIPSDIHHTSSTTGIQGDLALALPSKNKRKLHWGLDVKERWERKANM; encoded by the exons ATGGGGAGAAGGGGAGCCGCAGGAGATGCCGCCGATGGAGACGACGAGGcgaagagggaggaggaggcgctcgCATGCAGCAGGCTCCTCGACCCGGGATTCAAGCCCTCCAAGCTGTCCCAGTATCAGCTCGACAAGTTCAAG GAATTACACAAGAAACGGTTACAAATAACAGAAAagccaaagaagaaaagaaaatgtaaaG GAAGCAATGGGAGGAATACCAAAGTAACTGATGATTATAAATTCACTGACAAGGATGAATCTTCTGATAATATTCCATCAGATATACATCATACATCATCAACTACAGGAATCCAAGGG GATCTTGCATTAGCTCTGCCATCAAAGAACAAAAGGAAGTTACATTGGGG GCTTGATGTTAAAGAACGATGGGAAAGGAAAGCAAACATGTGA
- the LOC133908518 gene encoding LEAF RUST 10 DISEASE-RESISTANCE LOCUS RECEPTOR-LIKE PROTEIN KINASE-like 1.2 isoform X4 has protein sequence MALLLRHRLPLLLLLILVAASHGVPSSADSYDSSLCRQTHTCGNVNIGYPFYLRNETVVLLGYNSSYCGYPGLGILCKDGKQAILQLGSGNYTVSAIGYRDLTVTVVDQEVLEETGTCPRVDNNVTFPQASWLSYPNTVDYLLFFLDCSFDGFVKPANIKQITCQIFDGSGLSFVLPRRAVPAGDWWRACQRVIEAPVLKLGLPADPRNDPLWTDGGYRSYLRSGFQMAWDRKPPACSQCEGSNGQCGYNQVGDFFVGCICSGGRVDAHNCSANYSGPKKKTKAIIAGVVGGFFVFLVAGVTAILFIRKRKRKEINSSSKLLKYSGSGGTPRSRGGDMESGSIQDLKTHLFSYEELEEATDCFNDNRELGDGGFGTVYKGYLKDGRVVAVKRLYNNSYRRVEQFVNEAAILSRLRHPSLVMFYGCTSSQSRELLLVYEFVANGTVADHLHGHRASEHALSWPLRLSIAVESAAALTYLHAIEPPIVHRDVKTTNILLDSDFHVKVADFGLSRLFPLDVTHVSTAPQGTPGYVDPEYHQCYQLTDKSDVYSFGVVLVELISSKPAVDITRHRNEINLAYMAINKIQKCQLEQLVDLGLGYEADPATKKAMTMVAELAFRCLQQNGEMRPPIKEVLEGLKAIQDECRMETDGDKNKEGPFSPNTVHAPWDSRATTPNTSQ, from the exons ATGGCTCTCTTGCTACGCCACcggctgccgctgctgcttctcctaATCTTGGTTGCCGCTTCGCATGGCGTTCCTTCCAGCGCAGACAGCTATGACTCCTCCCTGTGCCGGCAAACTCACACCTGCGGCAACGTCAACATCGGTTACCCGTTCTATCTTCGTAACGAGACGGTAGTTCTCCTGGGTTACAACAGTTCGTACTGCGGCTACCCTGGCTTGGGGATCCTGTGCAAGGACGGCAAGCAGGCCATCCTGCAACTCGGCAGCGGCAACTACACGGTGTCGGCCATCGGCTACCGGGACCTCACCGTCACCGTGGTCGATCAGGAGGTCCTGGAGGAGACGGGGACCTGTCCCAGAGTCGATAACAACGTGACGTTCCCGCAGGCCTCGTGGCTGTCCTATCCTAACACGGTCGATtacctcctcttctttctcGACTGTTCCTTCGACGGGTTCGTCAAGCCGGCCAACATCAAACAAATCACCTGCCAAATCTTCGACGGGTCTGGGCTGTCTTTCGTGTTGCCGcggcgtgccgtgccggccggAGATTGGTGGCGGGCGTGCCAGAGAGTGATTGAAGCGCCTGTACTCAAATTAGGCCTCCCGGCCGATCCACGAAATGATCCATTGTGGACGGACGGTGGATATCGCAGCTATCTTCGTAGCGGTTTCCAGATGGCGTGGGACCGAAAGCCCCCGGCGTGTAGCCAGTGCGAGGGATCAAACGGACAGTGTGGCTACAATCAGGTGGGGGACTTCTTCGTAGGCTGCATCTGCTCCGGTGGGCGAGTCGACGCTCACAATTGCAGCGCTAATTATTCCG GACCGAAGAAAAAGACGAAAGCAATTATAGCAG GTGTCGTTGGTGGATTCTTCGTGTTTCTCGTTGCTGGCGTAACAGCTATTTTGTTCATTCGCAAGAGAAAGCGGAAGGAAATCAACTCATCTTCGAAGCTCCTCAAGTACAGCGGCTCTGGCGGGACCCCACGCTCCCGGGGTGGCGACATGGAGTCCGGCAGCATCCAGGACCTGAAGACTCACCTCTTCAGCTAcgaggagctcgaggaagcgaCCGATTGCTTCAATGACAACAGAGAGCTCGGTGATGGCGGCTTCGGCACTGTCTACAAAG GGTACCTAAAGGACGGGCGCGTGGTGGCGGTGAAGCGGCTGTACAACAACAGCTACCGGCGCGTGGAGCAGTTCGTAAACGAGGCGGCCATCCTGTCCCGACTGCGCCACCCGAGCCTGGTCATGTTCTACGGCTGCACGTCCAGCCAAAGCCGCGAGCTTCTCCTGGTCTACGAGTTCGTCGCCAACGGCACGGTCGCCGACCACCTGCACGGCCACCGCGCCTCCGAGCACGCCCTCTCGTGGCCGCTCCGCCTCAGCATCGCCGTCGAGTCCGCCGCGGCGCTCACGTACCTCCACGCCATCGAGCCGCCTATCGTGCACCGCGACGTCAAGACCACCAACATCCTCCTCGACTCCGACTTCCACGTCAAGGTCGCCGACTTTGGCCTCTCCCGCCTCTTCCCCCTCGACGTCACGCACGTCTCCACCGCTCCCCAGGGCACGCCAGG GTACGTGGATCCGGAGTATCATCAGTGCTACCAGCTGACGGACAAGAGCGACGTTTACAGTTTCGGCGTCGTCCTGGTGGAGCTCATCTCGTCCAAGCCCGCCGTAGACATCACCCGACACCGCAACGAGATTAACCTGGCCTACATGGCCATCAACAAGATCCAGAAGTGCCAGCTCGAGCAGCTCGTGGACCTCGGCCTCGGCTACGAGGCCGACCCAGCCACGAAGAAGGCTATGACCATGGTCGCCGAGCTGGCGTTCCGGTGCCTGCAGCAGAACGGCGAGATGCGGCCGCCGATCAAGGAGGTGCTCGAGGGGCTCAAGGCCATACAAGATGAATGCCGGATGGAGACGGATGGAGACAAAAACAAAGAAGGGCCCTTCTCCCCCAACACGGTCCATGCTCCATGGGACAGCAGGGCCACGACGCCTAACACTAGCCAGTAA